One region of Passer domesticus isolate bPasDom1 chromosome 19, bPasDom1.hap1, whole genome shotgun sequence genomic DNA includes:
- the RAP1GAP2 gene encoding rap1 GTPase-activating protein 2 isoform X10 yields the protein MASGKAAGERRWELVRWYVREGRFRIEERTLTAFQWLHSPQQHRIVSRADLGSPSRIDKTMLASLKIKKQELLNSTDVTVPERPLSPPLTAPPTMKSAEFFEMLEKMQAPKLEEQRSGSQKHKEDYIPYPSIDEILEKGSPYPLIILPQFGGYWIEDPENLGTPTSSDSSICEEEEENLSPSSYGYKLECKGEARAYRKHFLGKDHLNFYCTASSLGNLILSVKCEEADGTEYLRVILRSKVKTLHERIPLAGFSKLPSIPQIAKAFCDDASGLKFNPVLYPKASQMIVSYDEHEVNNTFKFGVIYQKFRQTQEEELFGNNEESTAFKNFLSFLGDTITLQDFKGFRGGLDVSHGQTGVESVYTVFRDREIMFHVSTKLPFTEGDTQQLQRKRHIGNDIVAIIFQEENTPFVPDMIASNFLHAYIVVQVENPEAENAAYKVSVTAREDVPSFGPPLPSPPVFQKSPEFREFLLTKLINAENACCKSDKFAKLEDRTRAALLDNLHDELHGHTQAMLGLGPEEDKLENGGHGGFLESFKRAIRVRSHSMETMVGSQKKHHGSGIPGSLSGGIAHNSGEVTKTTFSPPVPAVAAKNQSRSPIKRRSGLFPRLHTTSESQAESRTRCDSVSGAQKTPDLGHSSQEMKSETSSNPSSPEICPNKDRPFIKLKENGRSNISRSSSSTSSFSSTAGESETLEEYDSVGSQPSTASPFKQDVFVYSASPGSESPGAAATATPVIMSRSPTDLKNRNSPRSNLKFRFDKLSHGSSSMSH from the exons GAAACAGGAGCTGCTGAACAGCACGGATGTGACGGTCCCGGAGCGGCCGCTGTCCCCGCCGCTGACAGCTCCCCCGACCATGAAG tcGGCAGAATTCTTCGAAATGCTGGAAAAAATGCAG GCACCAAAACTGGAAGAACAGAGGTCTGGAAGCCAAAAACACAAG GAAGACTACATCCCATACCCCAGCATCGATGAG ATCCTGGAGAAGGGTAGCCCATACCCGCTGATCATCCTGCCCCAGTTTGGGGGCTACTGGATAGAAGACCCAGAAAACCTTGGCACGCCCACCTCGTCTGACAGCAGCATctgcgaggaggaggaggaaaacctcagccccagcagctatGGCTACAAGCTGGAGTGCAAGGGAGAGGCCAGAGCCTACCGCAAGCATTTCCTGGGGAAG GATCATTTAAATTTCTACTGTACAGCTAGCAGCCTTGGAAATCTGATCCTTTCTGTTAAATGTGAGGAGGCAGATGGCACAGAATATTTAAGGGTTATACTCag GTCCAAAGTGAAGACGTTGCATGAAAGGATTCCCCTGGCAGGATTCAGCAAGCTCCCGAGCATCCCCCAGATTGCAAAG GCCTTCTGTGACGATGCCTCTGGGCTGAAGTTTAACCCTGTTCTCTACCCCAAG GCATCCCAGATGATAGTGTCTTATGATGAGCATGAGGTCAACAACACATTCAAGTTTGGTGTGATCTATCAGAAGTTCAGGCAG ACCCAAGAGGAGGAGCTGTTTGGCAATAATGAAGAAAGCACCGCCTTCAAGAACTTCTTAAGTTTTCTGGGAGACACCATAACTCTCCAGGACTTCAAAGG TTTTCGAGGAGGCCTGGATGTCAGCCATGGGCAGACGGGAGTGGAGTCTGTGTACACGGTGTTCAGGGACAGGGAGATAATGTTTCATGTCTCTACAAAGCTGCCTTTTACCGAAGGAGACACACAACAA CTCCAGAGGAAGAGGCACATTGGCAATGACATCGTGGCGATTATCTTCCAAGAGGAGAACACGCCATTCGTGCCAGACATGATTGCCTCCAACTTCCTGCATGCCTACATCGTGGTGCAGGTGGAGAACCCCGAGGCAGAAAATGCAGCGTACAAG GTGTCAGTCACAGCCCGGGAAGATGTTCCCTCCTTTGGCCCACCCCTGCCGAGCCCGCCGGTGTTCCAGAAG AGCCCCGAGTTCCGGGAGTTCCTGCTGACCAAGCTCATCAACGCTGAGAACGCCTGCTGCAAGTCTGACAAGTTTGCAAAGCTGGAG GACCGGACACGGGCTGCCCTGCTGGACAACCTTCACGACGAGCTGCACGGGCACACACAGGccatgctggggctggggcccGAGGAGGACAAGCTGGAGAATGGGGGACATGGAGGCTTTCTGGAGTCTTTCAAG AGAGCCATCCGCGTGCGCAGCCACTCCATGGAGACGATGGTGGGCAGCCAGAAGAAGCACCATGGCAGTGGCATCCCCGGCAGCCTCAGCGGGGGCATCGCCCACAACAGCGGCGAGGTGACCAAGACCACCTTCTCG ccccctgtcccagctgttgCTGCCAAGAACCAGTCCAGGAGCCCCATCAAGCGCCGCTCAGGGCTGTTCCCCCGCCTGCACACGACATCGGAGAGCCAGGCGGAGAGCAGGACACGGTG TGACAGTGTTTCTGGAGCCCAGAAGACACCAGATTTAGGACATTCTTCCCAAGAGATGAAATCTGAAACCTCATCCAACCCCAGCTCCCCTGAAATATGCCCCAACAAAGACag GCCTTTTATCAAGCTGAAAGAGAACGGGCGCTCGAACATCTCCCGttcctcctccagcaccagcagcttcagcagcaCGGCGGGCGAGAGCGAGACCCTGGAGGAGTACGACAGCGTG GGAAGCCAGCCCTCCACCGCCTCCCCGTTCAAGCAGGACGTGTTTGTCTACAGCGCTTCGCCCGGCAGCgagagccccggcgcggcggccACGGCCACCCCTGTCATCATGAGCAGGAGCCCCACCG ATCTGAAGAACAGGAATTCTCCGAGGTCCAACCTGAAGTTCCGCTTTGACAAGCTCAGCCACGGCAGCTCCAGCATG AGCCACTAG
- the RAP1GAP2 gene encoding rap1 GTPase-activating protein 2 isoform X3: MSRAGGRTRSRRAGVRAAVVLIGLLHRSRQSSERRKQELLNSTDVTVPERPLSPPLTAPPTMKSAEFFEMLEKMQAPKLEEQRSGSQKHKEDYIPYPSIDEILEKGSPYPLIILPQFGGYWIEDPENLGTPTSSDSSICEEEEENLSPSSYGYKLECKGEARAYRKHFLGKDHLNFYCTASSLGNLILSVKCEEADGTEYLRVILRSKVKTLHERIPLAGFSKLPSIPQIAKAFCDDASGLKFNPVLYPKASQMIVSYDEHEVNNTFKFGVIYQKFRQTQEEELFGNNEESTAFKNFLSFLGDTITLQDFKGFRGGLDVSHGQTGVESVYTVFRDREIMFHVSTKLPFTEGDTQQLQRKRHIGNDIVAIIFQEENTPFVPDMIASNFLHAYIVVQVENPEAENAAYKVSVTAREDVPSFGPPLPSPPVFQKSPEFREFLLTKLINAENACCKSDKFAKLEDRTRAALLDNLHDELHGHTQAMLGLGPEEDKLENGGHGGFLESFKRAIRVRSHSMETMVGSQKKHHGSGIPGSLSGGIAHNSGEVTKTTFSPPVPAVAAKNQSRSPIKRRSGLFPRLHTTSESQAESRTRCDSVSGAQKTPDLGHSSQEMKSETSSNPSSPEICPNKDSTSSFSSTAGESETLEEYDSVGSQPSTASPFKQDVFVYSASPGSESPGAAATATPVIMSRSPTADLKNRNSPRSNLKFRFDKLSHGSSSMSH, encoded by the exons GAAACAGGAGCTGCTGAACAGCACGGATGTGACGGTCCCGGAGCGGCCGCTGTCCCCGCCGCTGACAGCTCCCCCGACCATGAAG tcGGCAGAATTCTTCGAAATGCTGGAAAAAATGCAG GCACCAAAACTGGAAGAACAGAGGTCTGGAAGCCAAAAACACAAG GAAGACTACATCCCATACCCCAGCATCGATGAG ATCCTGGAGAAGGGTAGCCCATACCCGCTGATCATCCTGCCCCAGTTTGGGGGCTACTGGATAGAAGACCCAGAAAACCTTGGCACGCCCACCTCGTCTGACAGCAGCATctgcgaggaggaggaggaaaacctcagccccagcagctatGGCTACAAGCTGGAGTGCAAGGGAGAGGCCAGAGCCTACCGCAAGCATTTCCTGGGGAAG GATCATTTAAATTTCTACTGTACAGCTAGCAGCCTTGGAAATCTGATCCTTTCTGTTAAATGTGAGGAGGCAGATGGCACAGAATATTTAAGGGTTATACTCag GTCCAAAGTGAAGACGTTGCATGAAAGGATTCCCCTGGCAGGATTCAGCAAGCTCCCGAGCATCCCCCAGATTGCAAAG GCCTTCTGTGACGATGCCTCTGGGCTGAAGTTTAACCCTGTTCTCTACCCCAAG GCATCCCAGATGATAGTGTCTTATGATGAGCATGAGGTCAACAACACATTCAAGTTTGGTGTGATCTATCAGAAGTTCAGGCAG ACCCAAGAGGAGGAGCTGTTTGGCAATAATGAAGAAAGCACCGCCTTCAAGAACTTCTTAAGTTTTCTGGGAGACACCATAACTCTCCAGGACTTCAAAGG TTTTCGAGGAGGCCTGGATGTCAGCCATGGGCAGACGGGAGTGGAGTCTGTGTACACGGTGTTCAGGGACAGGGAGATAATGTTTCATGTCTCTACAAAGCTGCCTTTTACCGAAGGAGACACACAACAA CTCCAGAGGAAGAGGCACATTGGCAATGACATCGTGGCGATTATCTTCCAAGAGGAGAACACGCCATTCGTGCCAGACATGATTGCCTCCAACTTCCTGCATGCCTACATCGTGGTGCAGGTGGAGAACCCCGAGGCAGAAAATGCAGCGTACAAG GTGTCAGTCACAGCCCGGGAAGATGTTCCCTCCTTTGGCCCACCCCTGCCGAGCCCGCCGGTGTTCCAGAAG AGCCCCGAGTTCCGGGAGTTCCTGCTGACCAAGCTCATCAACGCTGAGAACGCCTGCTGCAAGTCTGACAAGTTTGCAAAGCTGGAG GACCGGACACGGGCTGCCCTGCTGGACAACCTTCACGACGAGCTGCACGGGCACACACAGGccatgctggggctggggcccGAGGAGGACAAGCTGGAGAATGGGGGACATGGAGGCTTTCTGGAGTCTTTCAAG AGAGCCATCCGCGTGCGCAGCCACTCCATGGAGACGATGGTGGGCAGCCAGAAGAAGCACCATGGCAGTGGCATCCCCGGCAGCCTCAGCGGGGGCATCGCCCACAACAGCGGCGAGGTGACCAAGACCACCTTCTCG ccccctgtcccagctgttgCTGCCAAGAACCAGTCCAGGAGCCCCATCAAGCGCCGCTCAGGGCTGTTCCCCCGCCTGCACACGACATCGGAGAGCCAGGCGGAGAGCAGGACACGGTG TGACAGTGTTTCTGGAGCCCAGAAGACACCAGATTTAGGACATTCTTCCCAAGAGATGAAATCTGAAACCTCATCCAACCCCAGCTCCCCTGAAATATGCCCCAACAAAGACag caccagcagcttcagcagcaCGGCGGGCGAGAGCGAGACCCTGGAGGAGTACGACAGCGTG GGAAGCCAGCCCTCCACCGCCTCCCCGTTCAAGCAGGACGTGTTTGTCTACAGCGCTTCGCCCGGCAGCgagagccccggcgcggcggccACGGCCACCCCTGTCATCATGAGCAGGAGCCCCACCG CAGATCTGAAGAACAGGAATTCTCCGAGGTCCAACCTGAAGTTCCGCTTTGACAAGCTCAGCCACGGCAGCTCCAGCATG AGCCACTAG
- the RAP1GAP2 gene encoding rap1 GTPase-activating protein 2 isoform X7 codes for MFQRKRSVSFGGYGWIDKTMLASLKIKKQELLNSTDVTVPERPLSPPLTAPPTMKSAEFFEMLEKMQAPKLEEQRSGSQKHKEDYIPYPSIDEILEKGSPYPLIILPQFGGYWIEDPENLGTPTSSDSSICEEEEENLSPSSYGYKLECKGEARAYRKHFLGKDHLNFYCTASSLGNLILSVKCEEADGTEYLRVILRSKVKTLHERIPLAGFSKLPSIPQIAKAFCDDASGLKFNPVLYPKASQMIVSYDEHEVNNTFKFGVIYQKFRQTQEEELFGNNEESTAFKNFLSFLGDTITLQDFKGFRGGLDVSHGQTGVESVYTVFRDREIMFHVSTKLPFTEGDTQQLQRKRHIGNDIVAIIFQEENTPFVPDMIASNFLHAYIVVQVENPEAENAAYKVSVTAREDVPSFGPPLPSPPVFQKSPEFREFLLTKLINAENACCKSDKFAKLEDRTRAALLDNLHDELHGHTQAMLGLGPEEDKLENGGHGGFLESFKRAIRVRSHSMETMVGSQKKHHGSGIPGSLSGGIAHNSGEVTKTTFSPPVPAVAAKNQSRSPIKRRSGLFPRLHTTSESQAESRTRCDSVSGAQKTPDLGHSSQEMKSETSSNPSSPEICPNKDRPFIKLKENGRSNISRSSSSTSSFSSTAGESETLEEYDSVGSQPSTASPFKQDVFVYSASPGSESPGAAATATPVIMSRSPTDLKNRNSPRSNLKFRFDKLSHGSSSMSH; via the exons GAAACAGGAGCTGCTGAACAGCACGGATGTGACGGTCCCGGAGCGGCCGCTGTCCCCGCCGCTGACAGCTCCCCCGACCATGAAG tcGGCAGAATTCTTCGAAATGCTGGAAAAAATGCAG GCACCAAAACTGGAAGAACAGAGGTCTGGAAGCCAAAAACACAAG GAAGACTACATCCCATACCCCAGCATCGATGAG ATCCTGGAGAAGGGTAGCCCATACCCGCTGATCATCCTGCCCCAGTTTGGGGGCTACTGGATAGAAGACCCAGAAAACCTTGGCACGCCCACCTCGTCTGACAGCAGCATctgcgaggaggaggaggaaaacctcagccccagcagctatGGCTACAAGCTGGAGTGCAAGGGAGAGGCCAGAGCCTACCGCAAGCATTTCCTGGGGAAG GATCATTTAAATTTCTACTGTACAGCTAGCAGCCTTGGAAATCTGATCCTTTCTGTTAAATGTGAGGAGGCAGATGGCACAGAATATTTAAGGGTTATACTCag GTCCAAAGTGAAGACGTTGCATGAAAGGATTCCCCTGGCAGGATTCAGCAAGCTCCCGAGCATCCCCCAGATTGCAAAG GCCTTCTGTGACGATGCCTCTGGGCTGAAGTTTAACCCTGTTCTCTACCCCAAG GCATCCCAGATGATAGTGTCTTATGATGAGCATGAGGTCAACAACACATTCAAGTTTGGTGTGATCTATCAGAAGTTCAGGCAG ACCCAAGAGGAGGAGCTGTTTGGCAATAATGAAGAAAGCACCGCCTTCAAGAACTTCTTAAGTTTTCTGGGAGACACCATAACTCTCCAGGACTTCAAAGG TTTTCGAGGAGGCCTGGATGTCAGCCATGGGCAGACGGGAGTGGAGTCTGTGTACACGGTGTTCAGGGACAGGGAGATAATGTTTCATGTCTCTACAAAGCTGCCTTTTACCGAAGGAGACACACAACAA CTCCAGAGGAAGAGGCACATTGGCAATGACATCGTGGCGATTATCTTCCAAGAGGAGAACACGCCATTCGTGCCAGACATGATTGCCTCCAACTTCCTGCATGCCTACATCGTGGTGCAGGTGGAGAACCCCGAGGCAGAAAATGCAGCGTACAAG GTGTCAGTCACAGCCCGGGAAGATGTTCCCTCCTTTGGCCCACCCCTGCCGAGCCCGCCGGTGTTCCAGAAG AGCCCCGAGTTCCGGGAGTTCCTGCTGACCAAGCTCATCAACGCTGAGAACGCCTGCTGCAAGTCTGACAAGTTTGCAAAGCTGGAG GACCGGACACGGGCTGCCCTGCTGGACAACCTTCACGACGAGCTGCACGGGCACACACAGGccatgctggggctggggcccGAGGAGGACAAGCTGGAGAATGGGGGACATGGAGGCTTTCTGGAGTCTTTCAAG AGAGCCATCCGCGTGCGCAGCCACTCCATGGAGACGATGGTGGGCAGCCAGAAGAAGCACCATGGCAGTGGCATCCCCGGCAGCCTCAGCGGGGGCATCGCCCACAACAGCGGCGAGGTGACCAAGACCACCTTCTCG ccccctgtcccagctgttgCTGCCAAGAACCAGTCCAGGAGCCCCATCAAGCGCCGCTCAGGGCTGTTCCCCCGCCTGCACACGACATCGGAGAGCCAGGCGGAGAGCAGGACACGGTG TGACAGTGTTTCTGGAGCCCAGAAGACACCAGATTTAGGACATTCTTCCCAAGAGATGAAATCTGAAACCTCATCCAACCCCAGCTCCCCTGAAATATGCCCCAACAAAGACag GCCTTTTATCAAGCTGAAAGAGAACGGGCGCTCGAACATCTCCCGttcctcctccagcaccagcagcttcagcagcaCGGCGGGCGAGAGCGAGACCCTGGAGGAGTACGACAGCGTG GGAAGCCAGCCCTCCACCGCCTCCCCGTTCAAGCAGGACGTGTTTGTCTACAGCGCTTCGCCCGGCAGCgagagccccggcgcggcggccACGGCCACCCCTGTCATCATGAGCAGGAGCCCCACCG ATCTGAAGAACAGGAATTCTCCGAGGTCCAACCTGAAGTTCCGCTTTGACAAGCTCAGCCACGGCAGCTCCAGCATG AGCCACTAG
- the RAP1GAP2 gene encoding rap1 GTPase-activating protein 2 isoform X5: MASGKAAGERRWELVRWYVREGRFRIEERTLTAFQWLHSPQQHRIVSRADLGSPSRIDKTMLASLKIKKQELLNSTDVTVPERPLSPPLTAPPTMKSAEFFEMLEKMQAPKLEEQRSGSQKHKEDYIPYPSIDEILEKGSPYPLIILPQFGGYWIEDPENLGTPTSSDSSICEEEEENLSPSSYGYKLECKGEARAYRKHFLGKDHLNFYCTASSLGNLILSVKCEEADGTEYLRVILRSKVKTLHERIPLAGFSKLPSIPQIAKAFCDDASGLKFNPVLYPKASQMIVSYDEHEVNNTFKFGVIYQKFRQTQEEELFGNNEESTAFKNFLSFLGDTITLQDFKGFRGGLDVSHGQTGVESVYTVFRDREIMFHVSTKLPFTEGDTQQLQRKRHIGNDIVAIIFQEENTPFVPDMIASNFLHAYIVVQVENPEAENAAYKVSVTAREDVPSFGPPLPSPPVFQKSPEFREFLLTKLINAENACCKSDKFAKLEDRTRAALLDNLHDELHGHTQAMLGLGPEEDKLENGGHGGFLESFKRAIRVRSHSMETMVGSQKKHHGSGIPGSLSGGIAHNSGEVTKTTFSPPVPAVAAKNQSRSPIKRRSGLFPRLHTTSESQAESRTRCDSVSGAQKTPDLGHSSQEMKSETSSNPSSPEICPNKDRPFIKLKENGRSNISRSSSSTSSFSSTAGESETLEEYDSVGSQPSTASPFKQDVFVYSASPGSESPGAAATATPVIMSRSPTADLKNRNSPRSNLKFRFDKLSHGSSSMSH; the protein is encoded by the exons GAAACAGGAGCTGCTGAACAGCACGGATGTGACGGTCCCGGAGCGGCCGCTGTCCCCGCCGCTGACAGCTCCCCCGACCATGAAG tcGGCAGAATTCTTCGAAATGCTGGAAAAAATGCAG GCACCAAAACTGGAAGAACAGAGGTCTGGAAGCCAAAAACACAAG GAAGACTACATCCCATACCCCAGCATCGATGAG ATCCTGGAGAAGGGTAGCCCATACCCGCTGATCATCCTGCCCCAGTTTGGGGGCTACTGGATAGAAGACCCAGAAAACCTTGGCACGCCCACCTCGTCTGACAGCAGCATctgcgaggaggaggaggaaaacctcagccccagcagctatGGCTACAAGCTGGAGTGCAAGGGAGAGGCCAGAGCCTACCGCAAGCATTTCCTGGGGAAG GATCATTTAAATTTCTACTGTACAGCTAGCAGCCTTGGAAATCTGATCCTTTCTGTTAAATGTGAGGAGGCAGATGGCACAGAATATTTAAGGGTTATACTCag GTCCAAAGTGAAGACGTTGCATGAAAGGATTCCCCTGGCAGGATTCAGCAAGCTCCCGAGCATCCCCCAGATTGCAAAG GCCTTCTGTGACGATGCCTCTGGGCTGAAGTTTAACCCTGTTCTCTACCCCAAG GCATCCCAGATGATAGTGTCTTATGATGAGCATGAGGTCAACAACACATTCAAGTTTGGTGTGATCTATCAGAAGTTCAGGCAG ACCCAAGAGGAGGAGCTGTTTGGCAATAATGAAGAAAGCACCGCCTTCAAGAACTTCTTAAGTTTTCTGGGAGACACCATAACTCTCCAGGACTTCAAAGG TTTTCGAGGAGGCCTGGATGTCAGCCATGGGCAGACGGGAGTGGAGTCTGTGTACACGGTGTTCAGGGACAGGGAGATAATGTTTCATGTCTCTACAAAGCTGCCTTTTACCGAAGGAGACACACAACAA CTCCAGAGGAAGAGGCACATTGGCAATGACATCGTGGCGATTATCTTCCAAGAGGAGAACACGCCATTCGTGCCAGACATGATTGCCTCCAACTTCCTGCATGCCTACATCGTGGTGCAGGTGGAGAACCCCGAGGCAGAAAATGCAGCGTACAAG GTGTCAGTCACAGCCCGGGAAGATGTTCCCTCCTTTGGCCCACCCCTGCCGAGCCCGCCGGTGTTCCAGAAG AGCCCCGAGTTCCGGGAGTTCCTGCTGACCAAGCTCATCAACGCTGAGAACGCCTGCTGCAAGTCTGACAAGTTTGCAAAGCTGGAG GACCGGACACGGGCTGCCCTGCTGGACAACCTTCACGACGAGCTGCACGGGCACACACAGGccatgctggggctggggcccGAGGAGGACAAGCTGGAGAATGGGGGACATGGAGGCTTTCTGGAGTCTTTCAAG AGAGCCATCCGCGTGCGCAGCCACTCCATGGAGACGATGGTGGGCAGCCAGAAGAAGCACCATGGCAGTGGCATCCCCGGCAGCCTCAGCGGGGGCATCGCCCACAACAGCGGCGAGGTGACCAAGACCACCTTCTCG ccccctgtcccagctgttgCTGCCAAGAACCAGTCCAGGAGCCCCATCAAGCGCCGCTCAGGGCTGTTCCCCCGCCTGCACACGACATCGGAGAGCCAGGCGGAGAGCAGGACACGGTG TGACAGTGTTTCTGGAGCCCAGAAGACACCAGATTTAGGACATTCTTCCCAAGAGATGAAATCTGAAACCTCATCCAACCCCAGCTCCCCTGAAATATGCCCCAACAAAGACag GCCTTTTATCAAGCTGAAAGAGAACGGGCGCTCGAACATCTCCCGttcctcctccagcaccagcagcttcagcagcaCGGCGGGCGAGAGCGAGACCCTGGAGGAGTACGACAGCGTG GGAAGCCAGCCCTCCACCGCCTCCCCGTTCAAGCAGGACGTGTTTGTCTACAGCGCTTCGCCCGGCAGCgagagccccggcgcggcggccACGGCCACCCCTGTCATCATGAGCAGGAGCCCCACCG CAGATCTGAAGAACAGGAATTCTCCGAGGTCCAACCTGAAGTTCCGCTTTGACAAGCTCAGCCACGGCAGCTCCAGCATG AGCCACTAG